The Streptomyces phaeolivaceus genome has a window encoding:
- a CDS encoding response regulator produces MPVPVPRQRAIPAAESGQAHAVSAPSGPSGEGAAMNASALAPADNSTPRPGPTGDRAPGPTGLGPTGLGPTGLGPTGPTGQTGPTAQPGGPTNLTVLLIEDDPAGSLNVPELLDSAGKPIRVRTARNLTEAQRLLTDDVNCILLDLALPAPARPTTATDPDADTETADGPDDELAVLKHVLELAPRHAVLALTDSGDAERGTEAVRVGAQDYLFRDEVDGRLLSRAIRYAVERKRSDTAERRLTESKLRAQENARLERGLLPTPLLEGSSLRFAARYRPGRSRALLGGDFYDTVRTPDGTVHVMIGDVCGHGPDEAALGVELRIAWRALTFAGLCGDELLSTLQRVLEHERESDEIFATLCTVDIAPDGRRAGLCLAGHPAPLIVRHGRNGRPTPPAELLPYDNGGPALGLLPNARWPRTQIELGAAWSLMLYTDGLIEGRIGQGKERLGQDGMVEMVRRQLAEGLRGEDLLRAAVSEVRDLNGGELTDDVAVLLLDREA; encoded by the coding sequence ATGCCCGTACCCGTACCGCGGCAGAGAGCGATCCCGGCCGCGGAAAGTGGTCAGGCGCACGCCGTGTCCGCACCCAGCGGACCGTCCGGAGAGGGGGCGGCCATGAACGCCTCGGCCCTGGCCCCTGCAGACAACTCCACACCCCGGCCCGGCCCCACCGGCGACCGCGCCCCGGGCCCGACAGGCCTGGGCCCGACAGGCCTGGGCCCGACAGGCCTGGGCCCGACCGGACCCACCGGTCAGACCGGTCCGACCGCGCAGCCCGGCGGCCCCACCAACCTCACGGTCCTCCTCATCGAGGACGACCCGGCGGGTTCCCTCAACGTGCCCGAACTGCTCGACTCCGCGGGCAAGCCGATCCGCGTCCGCACCGCCCGCAACCTCACCGAGGCCCAGCGGCTGCTGACCGACGACGTCAACTGCATCCTGCTGGACCTGGCACTCCCGGCCCCGGCCCGCCCCACCACCGCGACGGACCCCGACGCGGACACCGAGACGGCCGACGGCCCGGACGACGAACTCGCCGTCCTCAAGCACGTACTGGAGCTGGCCCCCCGCCACGCCGTCCTCGCCCTCACCGACTCGGGCGACGCCGAACGCGGCACGGAGGCGGTACGGGTCGGCGCCCAGGACTACCTCTTCCGGGACGAAGTGGACGGCCGTCTGCTGAGCCGCGCGATCCGCTACGCGGTGGAGCGCAAGCGGTCGGACACTGCCGAGCGCCGACTCACGGAGTCCAAGCTGCGCGCCCAGGAGAACGCCCGTCTGGAGCGCGGCCTGCTGCCGACGCCCCTGCTGGAGGGCTCGTCCCTGCGGTTCGCCGCCCGCTACCGACCCGGCCGTTCGCGCGCCCTGCTCGGCGGCGACTTCTACGACACCGTCCGCACCCCGGACGGCACCGTGCACGTCATGATCGGCGATGTCTGCGGGCACGGCCCCGACGAGGCGGCGCTCGGAGTGGAGCTGCGGATCGCCTGGCGGGCGCTGACGTTCGCGGGGCTGTGCGGCGACGAGCTGCTGTCCACACTCCAGCGCGTCCTGGAGCACGAGCGCGAGAGCGACGAGATCTTCGCGACGCTCTGCACGGTCGACATCGCGCCCGACGGCCGCCGCGCGGGCCTCTGCCTGGCCGGCCACCCGGCCCCGCTGATCGTCCGCCACGGCCGCAACGGCCGGCCCACCCCGCCGGCCGAGCTGCTGCCGTACGACAACGGCGGTCCCGCCCTCGGCCTGCTCCCGAACGCCCGCTGGCCGCGCACCCAGATCGAACTGGGCGCCGCCTGGAGTCTGATGCTCTACACCGACGGCCTGATAGAGGGCCGGATCGGCCAGGGCAAAGAGCGGCTGGGCCAGGACGGCATGGTGGAGATGGTCCGCCGCCAGCTCGCCGAGGGCCTGCGCGGCGAGGACCTGCTGCGCGCGGCGGTGAGCGAGGTCCGCGACCTCAACGGCGGCGAACTGACCGACGACGTGGCGGTCCTCCTACTGGACCGCGAAGCCTGA
- a CDS encoding DUF2516 family protein, translated as MGGMLMTGFAGFLGLLKIVLMALAAFGLFDAAFRREDAFRAADKQTKVFWLIILGIALIVSWLFSILSFLPIIGVIASIVYIVDVRPAVKQVSGGGGGGGRRGSSSDGPYGPYNGGR; from the coding sequence GTGGGCGGCATGCTGATGACGGGCTTCGCGGGGTTCCTGGGACTTCTGAAGATCGTCCTGATGGCTCTCGCCGCGTTCGGGCTGTTCGACGCCGCGTTCCGGCGTGAGGACGCGTTCCGTGCGGCGGACAAGCAGACCAAGGTGTTCTGGCTGATCATCCTCGGGATCGCCCTCATCGTGAGCTGGCTGTTCTCGATCCTGTCGTTCCTGCCGATCATCGGCGTCATCGCGAGCATCGTCTACATCGTGGATGTGCGGCCCGCGGTCAAGCAGGTCTCCGGTGGCGGGGGCGGCGGCGGGCGCCGCGGCTCCAGCAGCGACGGTCCGTACGGGCCGTACAACGGCGGTCGGTGA
- a CDS encoding C40 family peptidase, producing MGAGKRNLTMAAVAVVCAMTVLGAPVHAYASQTKPTEPTPSPSSSSSPSPSPSPLSSPSSASTPVTNEELEAVRTKLEGLYHDAAVATDAYNAAEERADQQSEELVDLAHEVVKGQQKLDKLQDLIGAAARAQYRGGGLPPEVQLWLSENPQDFLEGADRLRQGQLATKGLLAEMTRTQQDLEQYSKDASARWEKLEANRKAKEKAKKKIKKQIAAAQELEAQLEDDERERLAQLEEEAAQQSQAAWLDSGILDEINGKASPQGKKAVKFATDQIGKWYEWGAEGPDTYDCSGLTSQAWAAAGLTVPRTSQEQWRQLKHIDIQDMRPGDLIIYNADASHVAMYLGNGSMVHAPRPNRKVTIAGAGTMQILGVVRPDA from the coding sequence ATGGGAGCCGGCAAGCGGAACCTGACCATGGCGGCCGTGGCCGTGGTCTGCGCGATGACGGTGCTGGGCGCACCGGTCCACGCGTACGCGAGCCAGACGAAACCGACCGAGCCGACCCCGAGCCCCTCGTCCTCCTCTTCACCGTCACCCTCACCGTCGCCCTTGTCCTCGCCCTCGTCCGCGTCGACGCCCGTGACGAACGAGGAGTTGGAGGCCGTACGCACCAAGCTGGAGGGCCTGTACCACGACGCGGCGGTCGCGACGGACGCGTACAACGCGGCCGAGGAGAGGGCCGACCAGCAGTCCGAGGAGCTCGTCGACCTGGCGCACGAGGTCGTCAAGGGCCAGCAGAAGCTGGACAAGTTGCAGGACCTCATCGGTGCCGCGGCCCGCGCGCAGTACCGCGGCGGCGGCCTTCCGCCCGAGGTGCAGCTGTGGCTGAGCGAGAACCCACAGGACTTCCTGGAGGGCGCGGACCGCCTGCGGCAGGGCCAGCTCGCGACCAAGGGGCTGCTCGCCGAAATGACGCGGACCCAGCAGGACTTGGAGCAGTACTCGAAGGACGCCTCCGCGCGCTGGGAGAAGCTGGAGGCGAACCGCAAGGCCAAGGAGAAGGCCAAGAAGAAGATCAAGAAGCAGATCGCCGCCGCGCAGGAGCTGGAAGCGCAGCTGGAGGACGACGAGCGGGAGCGGTTGGCGCAGCTGGAGGAGGAGGCCGCGCAGCAGTCGCAGGCCGCGTGGCTGGACTCCGGCATCCTCGACGAGATCAACGGCAAGGCGTCGCCGCAGGGCAAGAAGGCCGTGAAGTTCGCGACGGACCAGATAGGCAAGTGGTACGAGTGGGGCGCCGAGGGTCCCGACACATACGACTGCTCCGGCCTCACCAGCCAGGCGTGGGCCGCCGCCGGTCTGACCGTCCCCCGCACGTCCCAGGAGCAGTGGCGTCAGCTCAAGCACATCGACATCCAGGACATGCGCCCCGGCGACCTCATCATCTACAACGCCGACGCCAGCCATGTGGCCATGTACCTGGGCAACGGCTCGATGGTCCACGCCCCCCGACCGAACCGAAAGGTGACGATCGCGGGCGCGGGGACGATGCAGATCCTGGGGGTCGTACGACCGGATGCGTGA